The nucleotide window GGTGTTGCCCTGGGATTTGTCGGTGTTGTCATGATGATCGGCATTGATGCCCTGTCCGGTCTTGGTCGTGCGTTTCTATCCCAGATTGCCGTGCTGGGCGCCGCCTTGTCCTATGCCTGCGCCGGGGTCTTCGGGCGGCGCTTCAGGACCTATGGGGTCGACCCGGTTGTCACGGCTGCCGGTCAGGTTTCCGCCTCCTGCATCATCCTGTTGCCGTTGACCCTGTGGCTGGAGGCACCGTTCAGTCTGCCGTTGCCGTCAGCGACAACCTTGGCGGCGCTGGTGGCGTTGGCGCTGCTATCCACGGCGGTGGCCTATATCCTCTATTTTCATATTCTGGCCAAGGCCGGTGCAACCAACGTGCTCTTGGTCACATTCCTCACCCCGGTGTCGGCCATTCTGCTCGGGACGCTCATTCTTGGCGACCATCTCACGGCTGTTCATCTGGCGGGTATGCTCATGATCGGATTGGGGCTCATGGTGATTGACGGGCGCTTGACCGGTCGTTTCCTGCGTCAATAACGGGCCTGCTGGCGGCGGATGGCTTCGGCTTTCTTTTCCGCCTCGACGGCGTCGCGCAGGGTCTTGATGCCGGAGGCTTCCAGAAGGTCGATGAGACGCAGCAGCACCTCTGCCGTTGCCAGCGAGTCGCCAAGGGCGGTGTGGCGCATATCGACAGGAATTTCGATGCCGAACTGCTCGGCGAGGGCGTCGAGCGTCAGGCTGCTGGTCTGGCCCTGTAGGTGGGCGGCCAGCAGCACCGTGTCCAGCACCGGATTGGTGAAGCGGACACCGGCCTCGTCCTGCTTGAGGGTCAGGAATTTCATGTCGAAGGCGGCATTGTGGGCCACCAGAACGGCGTCGCTGACAAAGGCTTGAAAGCGCGGCAGTACCGCCTCTACAGGGGCCGCGTTGGCCACCATCTCGTTGGTGATGTGGTGGATTTTTGTGGATGCCGGGGGAATGGAGCGACCCGGGTTGACGTAGTGGTCGAAGAGCTCGCCATGCATGATGCGGCCATTGACGATACGTACCCCGGCGATCGAAATGATCTCGTCGCCGCCGGATGGATCAAGGCCGGTGGTTTCCGTGTCAAACACCACATAGTCGAGATCACGCAACGGGCGATCCTCCAGTGCGCCGAGATATTCCCGTTCCATCAGATCGAAGTCGTAGAACTCCAGCCGGTCGGGCAATAGCAGGGTCTGCTCGTCCAGCGACTGGCTTGAATGGTGGTCGTGGGGCAGGGAGAGCGGCAGGCGCAGGTGGGCGGTGCCGTCGGGTGCCTGGGCGCTCCAATAGTCGGTCTTGTGGCGATAGAGCACGTCCCGGCTGGTGATGCCACCCAGATCCGGATCCAGCGGGTCGTCGAGCCAGGCGTTGATGCGGGCAACGCTCAACGGCTCGCCATGCCAGTGCAGATCGACATAGATCTTGCGCTCGAATTCGGTGGCCCGCAACTGAAAGGCGCGCTCGCCGGTGGCCTCGGCCACCTTGCGCAGGGCATATTCGATCAGCTCGACAATGGTGATCGAATCGCAATGCAACCAGACCGGATCGCCAATGAACTCGCAAGTCACCTTGAGGGATTCCGAGCTGTTGCGGCGCAACACCGAGTTGAACAGCGAGGAGGAATAGACATCGCTCATCGGCCAGGCGCTGGTCAGCATGTCGTGAGATTGCTGGTCATAATGCGCGAGCCGTTCGGACAGTCTGGCCGCTTCTCCGGCGATCATCTGTTCCAGGGTCTTTCTTGCGTCGGCTGTAAGGGCATAGTCGCCAGCCAGCATCTCGGATGTGGCCAGCAGATTGGCGGCCGGATGGCGCAGGTCGACCAGCACGGTCTGCAACAGGCTGTCCCTCTCGACATTGTCCGCCAGTTGGCGGGTCATGTCGTCAAAGGTCACGATGAAGCCGGTCGGGGCCTTTGATGCCTGATCTAGCAGCAGTGTCACGCGCCCCTGCAATGTGTGTTTGCCATCGGCCGTGGCGCAGATGACGAGCTGGCTGAGCCCCTCCTTGTGGTGCCTGTGGCGTCCTTGCTCAAGGCGGTGGCCGAGGCGCTCGATGGCGTGGCGGAAGGGAGCTGCCGAGACGACCGAGAACAGCGAGCGG belongs to uncultured Cohaesibacter sp. and includes:
- a CDS encoding DMT family transporter produces the protein MTRYSSQQTGAAVAIQQTMGKTEWVLLIVLSVLWGGSFLFVGVAVRELPTLTIVLVRVGLAAIVLWSVIAIGRKALPRKLSVWLAFLGMGLLNNVIPFGLIVWGQHAIGAGLASILNATTPMFTVLVAGLLLGDERLSGRKIIGVALGFVGVVMMIGIDALSGLGRAFLSQIAVLGAALSYACAGVFGRRFRTYGVDPVVTAAGQVSASCIILLPLTLWLEAPFSLPLPSATTLAALVALALLSTAVAYILYFHILAKAGATNVLLVTFLTPVSAILLGTLILGDHLTAVHLAGMLMIGLGLMVIDGRLTGRFLRQ
- a CDS encoding exonuclease domain-containing protein, producing MPDPMTRLERLSLRLRIFLFFALIGLASCAVVVACLVFAEQRIGPTATPHLVLFGGIACFGILFVTGWVWQKFDLNVAQPIERIVKDVRSLVHAGASRQLDSETGKYLGLLNPAIREIAGALTEAREETDKRIAEATTETHKQTAQLESVIRNIDQGILICTMGSKIMLYNKRALQILHVSGDLGLGRSLFSVVSAAPFRHAIERLGHRLEQGRHRHHKEGLSQLVICATADGKHTLQGRVTLLLDQASKAPTGFIVTFDDMTRQLADNVERDSLLQTVLVDLRHPAANLLATSEMLAGDYALTADARKTLEQMIAGEAARLSERLAHYDQQSHDMLTSAWPMSDVYSSSLFNSVLRRNSSESLKVTCEFIGDPVWLHCDSITIVELIEYALRKVAEATGERAFQLRATEFERKIYVDLHWHGEPLSVARINAWLDDPLDPDLGGITSRDVLYRHKTDYWSAQAPDGTAHLRLPLSLPHDHHSSQSLDEQTLLLPDRLEFYDFDLMEREYLGALEDRPLRDLDYVVFDTETTGLDPSGGDEIISIAGVRIVNGRIMHGELFDHYVNPGRSIPPASTKIHHITNEMVANAAPVEAVLPRFQAFVSDAVLVAHNAAFDMKFLTLKQDEAGVRFTNPVLDTVLLAAHLQGQTSSLTLDALAEQFGIEIPVDMRHTALGDSLATAEVLLRLIDLLEASGIKTLRDAVEAEKKAEAIRRQQARY